The bacterium genomic sequence CGTGGGCCGCGATCTTATAAGCGACGATGCCTTCCCGGACATCCTCGCGCCCCGGCAGGCCCAGGTGTTCGCGCGGGGTGACATAGCAGAGCATCGCGCACCCGTACCAGCCGATCATGGCCGCGCCGATCATGGAGGTCATATGATCGTATCCGGGGGCGATATCCGTCACTACCGGCCCCAGGGTGTAGAAGGGCGCTTCTCCGCAAAACCTGGTCTGCATGTCCATGTTTTCCCGGATCAGGTGCATGGGGACGTGGCCGGGACCTTCGATCATGACCTGAACTCCGTGCTCCCCGGCGATGCGGGCCAGTTCCCCCAAGGTGCGCAGTTCCGCGAACTGGGCTTCGTCGTTGGCGTCGGCGACCGCGCCCGGCCTCATCCCGTCTCCCAGAGAAACCGCCGTGTCGTAAGCGGCCAGGA encodes the following:
- a CDS encoding phosphomethylpyrimidine synthase ThiC, which produces VDYVTIHAGLLKKHIDLAARRKAGIVSRGGAIMANWCLEHGRENFLFTRFPEICEILAAYDTAVSLGDGMRPGAVADANDEAQFAELRTLGELARIAGEHGVQVMIEGPGHVPMHLIRENMDMQTRFCGEAPFYTLGPVVTDIAPGYDHMTSMIGAAMIGWYGCAMLCYVTPREHLGLPGREDVREGIVAYKIAAHAADLARGHPAARARDDAMAKARYEFRWDDQVALGLDPERAAEYRGAGEEAGSGLPARYCGMCGPSFCAMKLSHDLCRQPSAREREP